In the genome of Tachysurus vachellii isolate PV-2020 chromosome 9, HZAU_Pvac_v1, whole genome shotgun sequence, one region contains:
- the LOC132851451 gene encoding ras-related protein Rap-2b, which translates to MREYKVVVLGSGGVGKSALTVQFVTGSFIEKYDPTIEDFYRKEIEVDSSPSVLEILDTAGTEQFASMRDLYIKNGQGFILVYSLVNQQSFQDIKPMRDQIIRVKRYERVPMILVGNKVDLEGEREVSSGEGKALADEWNCPFMETSAKNKGSVDELFAEIVRQMNYAATPNGDEQCCSSCVIL; encoded by the coding sequence ATGCGAGAATACAAAGTGGTCGTGCTCGGCTCCGGCGGCGTGGGCAAATCCGCCCTGACCGTCCAGTTCGTCACGGGCTCCTTCATCGAGAAGTACGACCCGACGATAGAGGACTTCTACCGCAAGGAGATCGAGGTGGACTCGTCACCGTCAGTGCTCGAGATCCTGGACACGGCCGGCACAGAGCAGTTCGCCTCCATGCGAGACTTGTACATCAAGAACGGCCAGGGTTTCATCCTGGTCTACAGCCTGGTCAACCAGCAGAGCTTCCAGGACATCAAGCCCATGCGAGACCAGATCATAAGGGTCAAGCGCTACGAGCGGGTTCCCATGATCCTCGTAGGTAACAAGGTGGATCTGGAGGGTGAGCGGGAGGTGTCCTCAGGAGAGGGCAAAGCGCTGGCTGATGAGTGGAACTGCCCCTTCATGGAGACCTCGGCCAAAAATAAAGGCTCAGTGGACGAGCTGTTCGCGGAGATCGTGCGCCAGATGAACTACGCCGCGACGCCCAACGGGGACGAGCAGTGCTGCTCTTCCTGTGTCATTCTCTAA